From the genome of Odocoileus virginianus isolate 20LAN1187 ecotype Illinois chromosome 16, Ovbor_1.2, whole genome shotgun sequence, one region includes:
- the NDUFB1 gene encoding NADH dehydrogenase [ubiquinone] 1 beta subcomplex subunit 1, with translation MNLLQVVRDHWVHVLVPMGFVFGYYLDRKNDEKLTAFRNKSLLYKRELKPNEEVTWK, from the exons ATGAACTTACTTCAGGTTGTGCGTGACCACTGGGTACATGTACTTGTCCCTATGGGATTTGTCTTTGGATATTATCTAGACAGGAAGAATGATGAAAAGCTAACTGCCTTCCGGAACAAGAGTCTGTTATATAAAAG GGAATTGAAACCTAATGAAGAAGTCACCTGGAAGTAA